In Cryptomeria japonica chromosome 10, Sugi_1.0, whole genome shotgun sequence, a genomic segment contains:
- the LOC131056154 gene encoding uncharacterized protein LOC131056154 isoform X5, producing the protein MERSVPQRYSGAERAWTVEMRANPRRSLILGEEQRGELQWLIGVVAKKKLKLLWPLLVLSCPFADICYHPQPCSVVLSEREKGVPLLEGLTVGRFTQSRDYKSIEKSSSWQGRIESKDKQVAKEQMKVEGLTVGRFTQSRDYKSIEKSSSWQGRIESKGILVID; encoded by the exons ATGGAGCGGAGCGTGCCTCAACGGTACAGTGGAGCGGAGCGTGCCTGGACGGTTGAGATGAGAGCAAATCCACGGCGATCGTTAATTCT AGGAGAGGAACAGCGAGGAGAACTACAGTGGCTGATTGGAGTGGTGGCGAAGAAAAAACT GAAATTGCTCTGGCCTTTGCTTGTTCTGAGTTGTCCATTTGCTGACATATGCTATCATCCTCAACCGTGTTCAGTCGTGCTTTCAG AAAGAGAGAAAGGGGTTCCTTTGTTGGAAGGCTTAACTGTAGGACGCTTTACTCAATCCAGAGATTACAAATCAATAGAGAAGTCTTCTTCCTGGCAGGGAAGAATTGAGAGCAAAG ACAAGCAAGTTGCAAAGGAACAGATGAAGGTGGAAGGCTTAACTGTAGGACGCTTTACTCAATCCAGAGATTACAAATCAATAGAGAAGTCTTCTTCCTGGCAGGGAAGAATTGAGAGCAAAG GGATTCTTGTCATCGATTAG
- the LOC131056154 gene encoding uncharacterized protein LOC131056154 isoform X2: MERSVPQRYSGAERAWTVEMRANPRRSLILGEEQRGELQWLIGVVAKKKLKLLWPLLVLSCPFADICYHPQPCSVVLSEREKGVPLLEGLTVGRFTQSRDYKSIEKSSSWQGRIESKDKQVAKEQMKVEGLTVGRFTQSRDYKSIEKSSSWQGRIESKDKQVEKEQMRNHLYFELCTGRWLDFDEIRKMDLHIT; the protein is encoded by the exons ATGGAGCGGAGCGTGCCTCAACGGTACAGTGGAGCGGAGCGTGCCTGGACGGTTGAGATGAGAGCAAATCCACGGCGATCGTTAATTCT AGGAGAGGAACAGCGAGGAGAACTACAGTGGCTGATTGGAGTGGTGGCGAAGAAAAAACT GAAATTGCTCTGGCCTTTGCTTGTTCTGAGTTGTCCATTTGCTGACATATGCTATCATCCTCAACCGTGTTCAGTCGTGCTTTCAG AAAGAGAGAAAGGGGTTCCTTTGTTGGAAGGCTTAACTGTAGGACGCTTTACTCAATCCAGAGATTACAAATCAATAGAGAAGTCTTCTTCCTGGCAGGGAAGAATTGAGAGCAAAG ACAAGCAAGTTGCAAAGGAACAGATGAAGGTGGAAGGCTTAACTGTAGGACGCTTTACTCAATCCAGAGATTACAAATCAATAGAGAAGTCTTCTTCCTGGCAGGGAAGAATTGAGAGCAAAG ACAAGCAAGTTGAAAAGGAACAGATGAGAAATCATCTATACTTTGAACTTTGTACTGGTAGGTGGCTTGactttgatgaaattagaaaaatggACTTGCACATCACATAA